GATCCTATACGCGAACTCAACGGCAGTATAAAGCAGATAGCAGCTCAGAATTACAGTGAACGGGTGCACTTCGAAGGACATAGCGAATTCGGTGAGCTGGCCAGATCTTTTAATACTATGGCACAGAAACTGGAAGAATATTCCAACAGTAATCTGGCCATTATCCTCAAAGAAAAAACAAGAATTGAAACACTTATCAATAATATGCATGATCCTGTCATAGGAATTGATGAACAGAAAAAGATATTATTTGCGAATCATGAGGCCTTAAAGGTCACAGGACTGGAATGGACGGCTATACAAGGCAGACAAATTCAGGATATTGCTGTTAATAATGATCTTGTCAGGCTGTTGATCAGAGATATGATGAGTCCGGAAAAGAGTTCGGCTGAGCCAGTGAAAATAGCTGCTGACGGAAAACAACAATACTTTGAAAAGGAAATCATTGATATAAATGTAGTTCCTACAGGAGAACAGGAGTCCGAGTTGATCGGCTATGTCATTATGCTGAAGAATATTACTCCTTTCAAAGAGCTTGATTTTGCGAAGACTAATTTTATTGCTACCGTTTCACATGAACTGAAAACACCTATATCTTCTATAAAAATGAGCCTTAATATTCTGGCACATGAACGTACAGGCCCCTTGACAGATGAACAGCAGCAATTGCTGGAAAGTATCGGAGATGATAGCGAACGGCTGCTGAAAATTACCTCTGAACTGTTAAATATGTCTCAGGTCGAAACAGGCAATATTCAATTGAATATGCAGGCTAACGACCCTTTGGAGATCTTGAAATATGCGGTGGATACTACACGTATTCCGGCAGAACAGAAAAACCTGTCAATCGTACAGCAGGTGCAGCCAGACCTTCCTTTTATCCTTGTTGATGCTGAAAAAACAGCCTGGGTATTAACCAATTTTATCACTAATGCTATTCGCTATTCTTCGGACCATAATGAAGTGATTGTTTCACTATACAAAGAGCAGGACAGATTGGTGTTTGCTGTACAGGATTTTGGTAGAGGAATTGATCCCCGATATCAGGAACGTATTTTTGAACGTTACTTTCAGATTCCGGGAAGTGCCAAATCGGGAACGGGACTCGGATTGGCTATCAGCAAGGATTTTATAGAAAATCAGGCGGGGAAAATAGGATTGGAGAGCAAGCCCGGCTTAGGTAGCACATTCTTTTTCTCGTTTCCTGTTGAAAGTTAGTTTACCCGAAAGTATCAGATATCATTAATCCGTTTTCCTGTGAGGGCAGAGAATCTTTTGTTTTTAGGGTCACCTATCATCTGTTTTCCGTAAATACTGGTGTTTCCGGAAAACAGGTACGCCAGTATGCAGGCAATAGCGATGTATACTGCTGCCTGAGCGCCGAAGAGTTCTATTCCCATGATACTGCAGGCCAGTGGCGTATTGGTGGCACCGGAAAATACGGCTACGAATCCCATTCCCGCCAGTAAACCCAGAGGTAGGGGAATAAATAAGGATAATGCACTACCCAGGGTGGCTCCGATAAAGAAGAGTGGAGTAACTTCACCTCCTTTAAATCCAGCCGCTAAGGTAAGGATCGTGAAAGCCATTTTCAATGCAAAATCATAGGGCAATGCTGTTTGCTGAAAAGATGCTTCTATGCCGGGGATACCAAGTCCTATATAAGCGGTAGTGCCGATACACCACACTGCAGTGGCTACGATTATTCCTCCGATAAAAGGCCGTAATGGAGGATAGCTGATATAAGATTTGAAAAGTTGGGATGTTTTCTTTAATGTACGACTGAATACTGTCGCACATAATCCGAAAAGAACACCAGCCAGAACCGCCAGAATAATATTTACAAATGAAAGATCCGGAACAATATCTATATGGTAATGGGTATGATGAGCATTCCACGATTTAGTAATAAGATCGGCACAGATCGCAGAAGCAAACGCAGGAAAAATGGCATTATACCGAAGCCGTCCGATAAGGAAAAATTCCATTCCGAATATTGCTCCGGCAAGAGGAGTACCGAATACGGAACCAAACCCTGCTGCGACAGCTGCAATAATTAATGTTTTCCGTTCTTCCGGATTGAGTTTTAATCGTTTGCTAAACTGATCAGCAATAGCACCTGCCATTTGCAGTGCTGTGCCTTCCCTGCCTGCTGATCCTCCGAATAAATGTGTAATAATGGTGCCTAAATAGACAAAAGGTGCCATTTTAAACGGAATAGTCTGTCCAGGTGTATGAATCGTATCAATCAGCAGATTATTACCTGCTTCTACATCTTTCCCCCAATAATAGTACAGTAACCCTACAGACAAGCCACCTAGAGGAAGTAGGGCAATGATCCATTTATGCTCCTCCCGAAAATTGGTCACCCACTCCAGTGAGATAAGAAAACCTGCAGAAGCGGACCCTATAGATAACCCTAAAATAAGACTGATAAAGACCCATTTAAGAATATAGGGCATTGTAGGATAATTCCGAAAGAATAACCTGGTGCGGATCTGAGTTTTTTGACGAATGGATTTTGGTTGTTTCGTAAGCATAATTATTCCTGATTAAATAGTTAACATTTATCAATCAGGCGTCATCAGCTTACTAAAGCGGTTTGGTTAAGGAAGAACACCATTTCCTTTTTTAATTGTCTGTGAGCAAATCTAAGAACTATCTTTCAGGAAAACAAGATATGTAATTGTTTTTATGGGTGATAAACTGGTTTTGAGTTTATCCGCTAACCTGTCTTCCGATAAATCGCGATCGCTCCTTAAAAGGGAGAGAAAAAGACTTTTCAGGATAGTTTTCTCTCCCTTTTAGGGTGCTTGGTTACTTTGGTGTAATGGGGAATAAAGGATTCTCTCCATTAAAGTTGCCAGCGTAAGTTATATTATTTGTTTTGCGTCAGTTGGCGTCCCCGCCTACTGTTTATCTATAACCGTTGTTATTAAAACAATACGTCTTTGATCTCCGGTGTCTTGTCAAATACCGATTTGGCAAACGGACATAAGGGTAATATCTTGATATGATTGGTGCGTGCAAAATCTACTATTTCCAATACAATCTTCTTCCCTATAGATTGTCCTCTGTACTCGTCATTTACATCTGTATGATCAATAATGATTTTAGTTTCGCCTGCATAGGTATACGTGATCCGTCCTGCTTCGATATTCTGATCCATCATTGAAAAGTATCCCTTTTGTCCTTCCTGTACGTGTTTGATTTCCATTTTTTTATGTTTTATAAATTACTGATCTGTATTTCAAACCAACTATTGATAACAACCATCAGTTTTTGATTTTGTTTTGTAAGACAAAGCTATGGCTTTAGGAAGAAGCAACCATTGATGCATGATAAGAAAATCATAAAGGTCTGAAATTTCGTGTCGCCAGATCTTTGCGTACACGGCTCAGACTTTCAGGTGTTATCCCAAGATAGGAAGCAATAAGTGTCTGAGGAACGCGAAGGGTCAGGCTAGGATATATCTTTATAAAATCAAGATATCTTTCCTCTGCAGTAGCACTAAGTAATAATGTGATTCTCTTTTGCAGATGACGAATATGATTGTGCAGGTTCTTATTATTGAATTCCAGAAATGAAGGATTTTCTTTTGATAGTTTTATAATAAACTCTTCCTCTATCAGCATGACTTTACTATCTTCCAGTGCCTGAATGTAATAATGGGATGGAAGACCGAAGTAAACACTTCCTCTGTCTGATACAAACCAATTTTCCGGAGCAAACTGAAGGATGTGCTCTTTGCCTTTTTCATCTATGGAATATTGTTTAAGCAGCCCCATTTCTACAAAATAGGTATATTTTCCTACCTCACCTTCACGCAGAAGATAATTTCCTTTTTTAACAGCTATAGTCCGGCAATGGGATACCAGTTGTTCGACGCTTTCGGTATCTATATCAATGTTAGAAGTCAGGTAGCTTACAAAAGAAAAATTGTTCATGTGTCTATAGATGTTTACACTTTAAACTTAGCTAATTTTTTGAATGTTCACTAACCTTCTGTGAGTTTAGTTAGAAAAATCTTTCTTAAATACATGTATATATTTATGTATCAATATAGTGTGGTTAAAAACTAAATTTTAGATATTTAAATAAGTTAAACTAAAAATTTATTTTATTTTTTTATATGAATGTTTGGTTTTTATTTATTGTTTTAGCGGGTACAGGTATGGTTTTTATTTTAAAATGTTTGTTTTCAATTGTTTGAGGTTTTAGGAGGAGGTATCTTAATAAATTGTATGAAGTGGAAAGAATTAATCTATAAAAGTATGTTTACAACCTATTATTGTTTAATTTTGAATACTATATTTAGCAAATAATGTCTATGATACCTAAGAACTTGTTAATCCAGGTCATCGACCAACTGGACGAATATTGTACGCAGTACCCTGAAAATCTGACATATGAAGGATTTGCATCTTTTGTACATGTAAACCGTCTTTCTCAGCACACAGTTACCAGACAGGTAGGAGGTGACTATGTACCTATTATGGAGCGGGATATGCCAGCTGAAGATATCGGGAAACTCTTGGTCATGTTATACAGATATGCAAAAAATTATATAAAAATAGCATTTGCGGGTACTCCGTTGCAGACTCCTGAAGAATTTACCTACCTGATGGTTCTGTTTACCTATGACAAATTACCGCAATCAGAATTGATCCGTAAGAATATTATGGAAAAAGCTTCCGGTAATGAAGTAATCAAGCGATTGATGCGGATGGGAATGATTATGGAAGCCGAACGATCCGGAGATAAAAGGTCCAAGCCTATTTCAATTTCCCCTATGGGAAGAAAAGTACTTATTGATATGTTGCCTAAGATGAGAATGGTGGGAAATGTAGTATCAGGAAATCTTAACCAGACGGAGCGGCAGCTGCTGATCTATCTGCTGGCAAAACTGGATCATTATCACCACGATCAGTACGGGCATAAAGACAAACAGGAGCTTACAGATTATCTTCACACAGAAAACTAGCTATACTTTTGTTCCAAAAAGTTCTTTAAGAGCATATATTGAAAAAAGGTAAACAGGCAGCTTGACAAAAAGTCTTAATTCCTCCATTAGGGAAGTTTCATTATGGAGGAAACGAAAAACCTGAGTAGCGTTATTCCGTTGAAACATACTGAATAAAATACGATGACCTTTTTCGGGCTGATCTTTTAGTATGCGTAATAAAATCCGGTCATAAAAATGAAACCTGTCAAACGTTGAAGAGGAAGCGTACTGATCCAGGGTTTCATTTTGGAGGTGACTGAGTATCTGGCCGATCTGCTTCTGTATAAAATAAAAAGTATACCCTGTAGATGCCTTACTGCATCCGGCTGCAGTACCCAGATATATAATATTCCCTTTTCGTCTGGGAAAACGATAGGATGTCATTGGAATCTTACCTTCTTCCGTTTTCGTTATTTCATAGCGATGATTCCCTAAATGCTGATCCAGATATTTTTTCAGATTTCTTTCAAAGTACTCAGGCGTTTGCAGAACTGAAGTGAATAGCGTGTATTCTATAAGGGCATTATTAGCATCTGAAGGCAATGTATAAAAGAACGCAACATGATTCTGTTGTTCGGTTCTGAAATCCATAATATCTGCTACATCCTTACGGAATGCTGCGAAATCTGTTTTGACAAAATAACCCTGAAACTGTTGCCAGAGCGTATTGACGTTTGAATGCGATAGAAGAGCCGGATCAAAGCGGCTGTCAAAAACGTAGTTTGCAGCAAATCTTCCGGATTTGGTTTTTACTATAAGCTCATTTGAGGCAGATTGAGTAATATCTGTTACATCATCCTTTACCAATGTAATTTGAGGATGAGATTGAATAATAGTAAAGCAATATGATCTGAAATCTTCTGAAGATATAGATTTGTATGTAAAGGGAGAAGTAGGACTTGTAATCTCTTTGTCATCTGCATATAATCTTAGTTTTTGCCAACGCGCATGACATAGAAAGTCAAAAATACCATTATTTTCCTCCCAGAATGACCAGGTTCTGTTTGTATACTCTTCAAAGCTGCGGTCTATCAGTAATAATTTTTTACCTGTAGTAAGGAGATAATCCTTTAGTGCTATGGCAAGACTCAGACCGGAAAGACCAGCTCCGGTCACAATGTAGTCAAAACTAATGCTGTTGCTTCCGGTTTCTTTCATCATCCGCTTTGATCTTATTTCTGTATTTTTTTTCTACCCATAAGAATCCAAACGATTCGCCGGGATCAGCATTTAAATGCTTATGGTGCATTTTGTGGCCCCATCTCATGGCTCTTATATAGCTGTTTTTCGAATTTCTAAACCACTTGATGCGTTGATGAATAATAATATCATGTACAAGAAAGTAAGCAATTCCATATAATAAAATTCCAGCTGCAACATAACTCAGCCATGGTGTATCGGTTGAATTGCCTCTTTCAAAAAGAATAATACAGGGTATAGCAAAAATTACGGCAAACCAGTCATTCTTTTCTAATGCTCCGGGAGTCGTCTGGTGATGATCTTTGTGCAGAAACCATAAGAAGCCGTGCATGACATAGCGATGCGTTAGCCAGGTGAGGATCTCCATAAAACAGAATGTGAAGAGTGTAAGGAAAATACCCAGAATCCAATGCATAATGTTAAGATTTAGTATTTAAATGATCCATGTAATGCTGGAAAATAATTTTGAACCAGATGGTAAACGTCTGCGGTTCCTCTTGTATGCGGGAAGAAATATCATCCAAAGTCATATATGTGTAGGAAGAAACTTCACCGGGATCTGGCATAATAGTTCCATTATACGTGCCCACAAAAATATGATCCATTTCATGTTCGATCATGTCGTTATCCAGATTTGCGAAATATTGGAATTTGTACATATAAGATAAGGGGCAGTCGAATCCCATTTCTTCCTGAAGTCGTCGGTGAGCAGCCTCCAGAGTTGTTTCGTCCGGACTCGGATGACTACAACATGCATTTGTCCACAGTCCTCCGCTATGATATTTTTTATCTGCCCTTTTCTGTAAGAGCATCTTTCCTTCTGTGTCAAAGATGAGTACTGAAAATGCACGATGTAATATTCCCAGGCGATGGGCCTGAGATTTAGATATTACTCCTGTTTCTTCATCGTTGATATTGACGGTTATGAGTTCTTGTTCCATAGGTGTTATCATAATTCTATCATTTAGCTAAGCCAGATTAGTTGCTAACCGGCTTCCCACGCTGATTCTAAGTAAAAGAAATAATTTTTGATAATCAGGTACCCTGATCCTTTTATTTAATATGCTTTCCGGAGGTAATCGTTTTATTTTTTCGAACAGACACAGGTAATACCTGTACGCTAACAATACACCATATCGGGACTTGGATGGCAGTTGCATTAACCCGTTAAATGCTTCTTCAAAATCTTTTGTGATCTGTTCTTCAATTTTGATTTTTGTATCCTTATCAAATTGGTCCATCTGAATATCATGAAAATATCTTCGCCCCAGATCGTAAGTGTCTTCACGAAGATCACGCATGAAATTTACTTTTTGAAAAGCTGCTCCCAATGCCTGAGCGGAAGGAGTAAGTTTTTTGATAAGCTCCTGATCTCCCTCACAGAAAATATGCAGACACATTAGACCTACAACCTCTGCTGATCCGTAAATATAAGCATTTAGTTCATTTTGATCTTTCCATACTTTCTTGTCGAGGTCAGCATACATACTTTCAAAAAAAGCATGGATATAATGATGATCAATATCATAAGTATTGACTACCCACTGGAAGCTATGCAGCACCGGATTTATACTTACTCCGGACGCTATAGCTCCAAAAGTATCTCTTTTGAAATCGTCCAGTAAACTCTTTTTATCATATCCGTGAAAACTATCAACAATCTCATCCGCCAATCTCACAAATCCATATATGCTATAGACAGGTCTGTGCAGATCAGAATGTAATACAGATATGGCACTACTGAAGGATGTGCTGTAAAGCTGGGTAACCTTTTTGCTGCACAAGCGGGATAGTTCATTGAAGATTTTGAGATTGTCCATGGGTAGATGTTTATAAGATTTTGAAGGATTACGTTTTACTTAAATATCGGGCAACCTGATCCGCAACTATTTTACCGGAAAGCAGGGCAGGAGGTACACCTGGTCCGGGCACAGATAGCTGACCACAGTACAACATATTGTCAACTTTGCGGTTTTTAAGACTGGGTTTTCCAAATGCGGTCTGACGCAGTGTATTTGCGAGACCATAGGCATTTCCCTTAAAGGCATGATAATCTTCCTTAAAATCTTTAATGGTATATTTCTTTTGATAGCAGATATGGGGCATTATATCAGTATGAAGTCTTGATTCCATCCTCTTTATTACATTTTCAAAATAAAAGGCTGAAACTTCATCTATACCTTTTTCCAGTCCGGACGCTAACGGAATTAACACAAAAAGATTTTCATGTCCTTCCGGTGCCACAGAAGGGTCTGTAACGGAGGGAGCGCACACATAAAACATAGGCTCTTTCGGCCACTCTTCTTTATCGTATAAGGAGCGTGCATGAGCATTGAAATCACTGTCAAAAAATAAGGTGTGGTGAGTAAGAGCCAATTTTTTGTTGATTCCCAGATAAAAGATAAGACAGGTGGGAGCCATCTGGCGTTTACTCCAGTAGGTATCATTGTAATTGCGCAGATGAGCTGGCAGCAACTTTTCCATATAATGATAATCCCCACTCGCAATAACAAAATCTGAATGAAAAGTTTTATCATTAGCTCTTAATCCTTTTACATGTCTTCCTTCGACCAGCAACTCGTTAATGTCATGATCAAAATAAAAGGACACACCCAATTCTTTAGCCAGTTTATATTGTGCTTCAATAATGTTATACATTCCCCCTTTAGGATACCAGGTACCGAGAGAAGCATCTGCATAATTCATCAAACTGTACATCGCCGGGATTTTGTCAGGCATTGCCCCAAGGAAAAGCACCGGAAATTTCATTAGCTTCTGTAAATATGGATTTTTGAAATACTTATTAACATGACTATCCATATTGGAAAGCAGGTCAAGACGCATCAATGCTTTAAAAATATCCGGTTGTACATATTCCATTACACTGAAAGAAGGAAATGTAGCATATTTCTTCAGGCCTATTTCATATTTGACAGCTGCATTATGCATAAACTGTCTTAATTTTTGTTTACTGCCTGATTCTATCGATTCAAATAGGTTTTCCAGTTCCGCCATATTTGCTGGTACAGGCAATTCCATTTCATCAAAAATGACAGTATAGGAAGGATCTAAGCGTTGTAAATCATAAAAGTCTGAAACTTCATGATCAAAATCCTGAAAGAAGGATGCGATAATATCCGGCATCCAATACCAGCTGGGGCCCATGTCGAACACAAATCCTTCTTCCCTGAATTGACGCGCACGACCACCGGGAGTGCTGTTTTTTTCAAAAACAGAAACATTGTGACCTTGTTTTGCCAGATAGCAGGCTGCGGCAAGACCCGATATTCCTGATCCTATTACTGAAACATCCATATAGTTTG
The Sphingobacterium spiritivorum genome window above contains:
- a CDS encoding Crp/Fnr family transcriptional regulator, which translates into the protein MNNFSFVSYLTSNIDIDTESVEQLVSHCRTIAVKKGNYLLREGEVGKYTYFVEMGLLKQYSIDEKGKEHILQFAPENWFVSDRGSVYFGLPSHYYIQALEDSKVMLIEEEFIIKLSKENPSFLEFNNKNLHNHIRHLQKRITLLLSATAEERYLDFIKIYPSLTLRVPQTLIASYLGITPESLSRVRKDLATRNFRPL
- a CDS encoding voltage-gated chloride channel family protein; the encoded protein is MLTKQPKSIRQKTQIRTRLFFRNYPTMPYILKWVFISLILGLSIGSASAGFLISLEWVTNFREEHKWIIALLPLGGLSVGLLYYYWGKDVEAGNNLLIDTIHTPGQTIPFKMAPFVYLGTIITHLFGGSAGREGTALQMAGAIADQFSKRLKLNPEERKTLIIAAVAAGFGSVFGTPLAGAIFGMEFFLIGRLRYNAIFPAFASAICADLITKSWNAHHTHYHIDIVPDLSFVNIILAVLAGVLFGLCATVFSRTLKKTSQLFKSYISYPPLRPFIGGIIVATAVWCIGTTAYIGLGIPGIEASFQQTALPYDFALKMAFTILTLAAGFKGGEVTPLFFIGATLGSALSLFIPLPLGLLAGMGFVAVFSGATNTPLACSIMGIELFGAQAAVYIAIACILAYLFSGNTSIYGKQMIGDPKNKRFSALTGKRINDI
- a CDS encoding phytoene desaturase family protein, whose protein sequence is MDVSVIGSGISGLAAACYLAKQGHNVSVFEKNSTPGGRARQFREEGFVFDMGPSWYWMPDIIASFFQDFDHEVSDFYDLQRLDPSYTVIFDEMELPVPANMAELENLFESIESGSKQKLRQFMHNAAVKYEIGLKKYATFPSFSVMEYVQPDIFKALMRLDLLSNMDSHVNKYFKNPYLQKLMKFPVLFLGAMPDKIPAMYSLMNYADASLGTWYPKGGMYNIIEAQYKLAKELGVSFYFDHDINELLVEGRHVKGLRANDKTFHSDFVIASGDYHYMEKLLPAHLRNYNDTYWSKRQMAPTCLIFYLGINKKLALTHHTLFFDSDFNAHARSLYDKEEWPKEPMFYVCAPSVTDPSVAPEGHENLFVLIPLASGLEKGIDEVSAFYFENVIKRMESRLHTDIMPHICYQKKYTIKDFKEDYHAFKGNAYGLANTLRQTAFGKPSLKNRKVDNMLYCGQLSVPGPGVPPALLSGKIVADQVARYLSKT
- a CDS encoding sterol desaturase family protein, coding for MHWILGIFLTLFTFCFMEILTWLTHRYVMHGFLWFLHKDHHQTTPGALEKNDWFAVIFAIPCIILFERGNSTDTPWLSYVAAGILLYGIAYFLVHDIIIHQRIKWFRNSKNSYIRAMRWGHKMHHKHLNADPGESFGFLWVEKKYRNKIKADDERNRKQQH
- a CDS encoding GNAT family N-acetyltransferase, which encodes MEIKHVQEGQKGYFSMMDQNIEAGRITYTYAGETKIIIDHTDVNDEYRGQSIGKKIVLEIVDFARTNHIKILPLCPFAKSVFDKTPEIKDVLF
- a CDS encoding phytoene/squalene synthase family protein, with the translated sequence MDNLKIFNELSRLCSKKVTQLYSTSFSSAISVLHSDLHRPVYSIYGFVRLADEIVDSFHGYDKKSLLDDFKRDTFGAIASGVSINPVLHSFQWVVNTYDIDHHYIHAFFESMYADLDKKVWKDQNELNAYIYGSAEVVGLMCLHIFCEGDQELIKKLTPSAQALGAAFQKVNFMRDLREDTYDLGRRYFHDIQMDQFDKDTKIKIEEQITKDFEEAFNGLMQLPSKSRYGVLLAYRYYLCLFEKIKRLPPESILNKRIRVPDYQKLFLLLRISVGSRLATNLA
- the idi gene encoding isopentenyl-diphosphate Delta-isomerase — protein: MEQELITVNINDEETGVISKSQAHRLGILHRAFSVLIFDTEGKMLLQKRADKKYHSGGLWTNACCSHPSPDETTLEAAHRRLQEEMGFDCPLSYMYKFQYFANLDNDMIEHEMDHIFVGTYNGTIMPDPGEVSSYTYMTLDDISSRIQEEPQTFTIWFKIIFQHYMDHLNTKS
- a CDS encoding MarR family winged helix-turn-helix transcriptional regulator; protein product: MIPKNLLIQVIDQLDEYCTQYPENLTYEGFASFVHVNRLSQHTVTRQVGGDYVPIMERDMPAEDIGKLLVMLYRYAKNYIKIAFAGTPLQTPEEFTYLMVLFTYDKLPQSELIRKNIMEKASGNEVIKRLMRMGMIMEAERSGDKRSKPISISPMGRKVLIDMLPKMRMVGNVVSGNLNQTERQLLIYLLAKLDHYHHDQYGHKDKQELTDYLHTEN
- a CDS encoding ATP-binding protein, with the translated sequence MRTKQKLTFGVGVLFLLIVLLAGVSTYYVNSLKKDTKNILLANYNTLEYGRNMLLALDKLDSDPLALTDFEKNLRLQRANETEKGEKEATEQIVVHLGELKQNPQTANLKVLIREDIAEVMRLNMEAIGRKSDIANETAASAIVWISVTGALCFLIAFVLFVNLPGNIADPIRELNGSIKQIAAQNYSERVHFEGHSEFGELARSFNTMAQKLEEYSNSNLAIILKEKTRIETLINNMHDPVIGIDEQKKILFANHEALKVTGLEWTAIQGRQIQDIAVNNDLVRLLIRDMMSPEKSSAEPVKIAADGKQQYFEKEIIDINVVPTGEQESELIGYVIMLKNITPFKELDFAKTNFIATVSHELKTPISSIKMSLNILAHERTGPLTDEQQQLLESIGDDSERLLKITSELLNMSQVETGNIQLNMQANDPLEILKYAVDTTRIPAEQKNLSIVQQVQPDLPFILVDAEKTAWVLTNFITNAIRYSSDHNEVIVSLYKEQDRLVFAVQDFGRGIDPRYQERIFERYFQIPGSAKSGTGLGLAISKDFIENQAGKIGLESKPGLGSTFFFSFPVES
- a CDS encoding lycopene cyclase family protein, producing the protein MMKETGSNSISFDYIVTGAGLSGLSLAIALKDYLLTTGKKLLLIDRSFEEYTNRTWSFWEENNGIFDFLCHARWQKLRLYADDKEITSPTSPFTYKSISSEDFRSYCFTIIQSHPQITLVKDDVTDITQSASNELIVKTKSGRFAANYVFDSRFDPALLSHSNVNTLWQQFQGYFVKTDFAAFRKDVADIMDFRTEQQNHVAFFYTLPSDANNALIEYTLFTSVLQTPEYFERNLKKYLDQHLGNHRYEITKTEEGKIPMTSYRFPRRKGNIIYLGTAAGCSKASTGYTFYFIQKQIGQILSHLQNETLDQYASSSTFDRFHFYDRILLRILKDQPEKGHRILFSMFQRNNATQVFRFLHNETSLMEELRLFVKLPVYLFSIYALKELFGTKV